From Curtobacterium sp. SGAir0471, the proteins below share one genomic window:
- a CDS encoding response regulator transcription factor — MTKILIVDDEPALSEPLEFLLQREGYETSVAADGVTALSKFDAENPDLILLDLMLPGLSGTEVCRQVRTRSNVPIIMLTAKDSEVDIVVGLELGADDYVTKPYSTRELLARLRAVLRRRTEDDLGDSGILQVGGIRMDVERHTVSVDGSETPMPLKEFELLELLLRNAGRVLTRGQLIDRVWGSDYFGDTKTLDVHIKRIRSKIERVPSTPEILVTVRGLGYRIEG, encoded by the coding sequence GTGACCAAGATCCTCATCGTCGACGACGAGCCGGCCCTGAGCGAGCCCCTGGAGTTCCTCCTGCAGCGCGAGGGGTACGAGACCTCCGTCGCCGCGGACGGCGTGACCGCGCTGTCGAAGTTCGACGCCGAGAACCCCGACCTGATCCTGCTCGACCTCATGCTGCCCGGGCTGAGCGGCACCGAGGTCTGCCGGCAGGTCCGCACGCGGTCGAACGTGCCGATCATCATGCTCACCGCGAAGGACTCCGAGGTGGACATCGTCGTCGGGCTCGAGCTCGGTGCCGACGACTACGTGACGAAGCCGTACTCCACGCGCGAGCTGCTGGCGCGCCTGCGGGCCGTGCTGCGTCGGCGGACCGAGGACGACCTCGGTGACAGCGGCATCCTGCAGGTCGGCGGCATCCGGATGGACGTCGAGCGGCACACGGTCTCGGTCGACGGGTCCGAGACGCCGATGCCGCTCAAGGAGTTCGAGCTGCTCGAGCTGCTGCTCCGGAACGCCGGCCGCGTGCTCACCCGCGGGCAGCTCATCGACCGGGTGTGGGGCTCCGACTACTTCGGCGACACGAAGACCCTCGACGTGCACATCAAGCGCATCCGCTCGAAGATCGAGCGCGTGCCGAGCACCCCGGAGATCCTGGTGACGGTGCGCGGCCTGGGGTACCGGATCGAGGGCTGA
- a CDS encoding sensor histidine kinase, with protein MDNAWLVPLSMLLGGVFGAGVVVLVITAERTARAADVAERTLPDGVAAVIATMHNPAVVVDPSNTVVAASPQALTVGLVVRRKLVHAELVDLVDRVRRSGEMASEDLELPRGRSGELVGYLSFRAAQLGNRYVLVTADDLTESRRIDEVRRDFVANISHELKTPIGAIGLLAETLVVAADDPDHVKKFAGQLITESERLGALTKDIIELSRLQSVDTLESSEETSVDKIVQAAVDANEVVARAREIEIVRAKRSKLRVMGDPGLLQVAVSNLIANAVKYSPDHTRVGVGVRSTKGFVEIAVTDQGVGIPEADLDRVFERFYRVDPARSRATGGTGLGLAIVKHVVGNHGGDVRVWSQPGKGSTFTIRLPEADPELTTALEEQLEEQPS; from the coding sequence ATGGACAACGCGTGGCTCGTGCCACTGTCGATGCTCCTCGGCGGGGTCTTCGGCGCAGGGGTCGTGGTGCTGGTCATCACGGCGGAGCGCACGGCCCGGGCAGCCGACGTCGCGGAACGGACGCTGCCCGACGGTGTCGCCGCGGTCATCGCCACGATGCACAACCCGGCCGTGGTCGTCGACCCGTCGAACACGGTCGTCGCCGCGTCACCGCAGGCACTGACGGTGGGGCTCGTCGTGCGCCGGAAGCTCGTGCACGCCGAGCTCGTCGACCTGGTGGACCGGGTGCGCAGGAGCGGGGAGATGGCATCGGAGGACCTGGAGCTCCCGCGCGGCCGCAGCGGGGAACTGGTCGGCTACCTGAGCTTCCGGGCGGCCCAGCTCGGCAACCGCTACGTGCTCGTCACCGCGGACGACCTGACCGAGAGCCGCCGCATCGACGAGGTCCGACGCGACTTCGTGGCGAACATCTCGCACGAGCTGAAGACCCCCATCGGGGCGATCGGCCTCCTCGCCGAGACGCTGGTGGTCGCCGCCGACGACCCGGACCACGTGAAGAAGTTCGCCGGGCAGCTCATCACCGAGTCGGAGCGCCTCGGGGCCCTGACGAAGGACATCATCGAGCTCTCCCGACTGCAGTCCGTCGACACGCTCGAGAGCAGCGAGGAGACCTCCGTCGACAAGATCGTGCAGGCCGCCGTCGACGCGAACGAGGTCGTCGCCCGCGCCCGCGAGATCGAGATCGTCCGGGCGAAGCGGTCGAAGCTGCGGGTCATGGGCGACCCCGGGCTGCTGCAGGTCGCGGTGTCGAACCTCATCGCGAACGCCGTCAAGTACTCCCCGGACCACACCCGCGTCGGCGTCGGCGTGCGGTCCACCAAGGGGTTCGTCGAGATCGCCGTCACCGACCAGGGCGTCGGCATCCCGGAGGCCGACCTCGACCGTGTGTTCGAGCGCTTCTACCGCGTCGACCCCGCGCGGTCCCGGGCGACCGGCGGCACCGGCCTCGGTCTCGCCATCGTCAAGCACGTCGTCGGCAACCACGGCGGCGACGTCCGCGTCTGGTCGCAGCCCGGCAAGGGCTCGACCTTCACGATCCGCCTGCCCGAGGCGGATCCCGAACTCACCACCGCACTCGAAGAGCAACTGGAAGAGCAGCCATCGTGA
- the phoU gene encoding phosphate signaling complex protein PhoU, with the protein MREVFQQELQDVQERLTEIAGLVESAITRATQAFSESDVALAEEVIADDAKIDQAANSLDEIAIDILARQAPVARDLRVVVTALRVSSSLERMGDMAEHIAQLARQRFPEKVVPKGLRGTFKQMGAHDVQMAQKLTRLLATEDIALAAEIRDEDDAVDELHASVFDFVLGETWKGNPIDTVDATLASRYHERFADHAVSIAKKVEYLATGDWTGAASVTASPA; encoded by the coding sequence ATGCGCGAAGTCTTCCAGCAGGAGCTCCAGGACGTCCAGGAGCGTCTGACCGAGATCGCCGGGCTCGTCGAGTCCGCCATCACCCGTGCGACGCAGGCGTTCAGCGAGTCCGACGTCGCCCTCGCCGAGGAGGTGATCGCGGACGACGCCAAGATCGACCAGGCCGCGAACAGCCTCGACGAGATCGCCATCGACATCCTCGCCCGGCAGGCCCCCGTCGCCCGTGACCTCCGCGTCGTCGTGACCGCGCTGCGCGTCAGCTCGTCGCTCGAGCGGATGGGCGACATGGCCGAGCACATCGCCCAGCTCGCCCGCCAGCGCTTCCCCGAGAAGGTCGTGCCGAAGGGCCTGCGCGGCACCTTCAAGCAGATGGGCGCGCACGACGTGCAGATGGCGCAGAAGCTCACGCGCCTGCTCGCCACCGAGGACATCGCCCTGGCCGCGGAGATCCGCGACGAGGACGACGCCGTCGACGAGCTGCACGCGAGCGTCTTCGACTTCGTGCTCGGCGAGACGTGGAAGGGCAACCCGATCGACACGGTCGACGCGACCCTCGCCTCGCGGTACCACGAGCGCTTCGCGGACCACGCGGTCTCGATCGCCAAGAAGGTCGAGTACCTGGCGACGGGCGACTGGACCGGCGCCGCGTCGGTGACGGCCTCCCCCGCCTGA
- a CDS encoding AAA family ATPase: protein MAQVAIVVNGMPGSGKSTVGAALAEVLGCPFLSKDRIKEPLADVVGPMIGSRALGGIAMDTMWSMARAVENGVVLDAVWLPSRDRDRLEAGLASAGSPRAVEVFCQVDRATAADRLRDRYEPGTLPVRHEVHGDLADVLAFWDEHGDEAAPIGMPGVPVVRVDTGRPYDVGALVQQIADHFV, encoded by the coding sequence ATGGCTCAGGTCGCGATCGTCGTCAACGGGATGCCCGGCTCGGGCAAGAGCACGGTGGGCGCCGCCCTGGCCGAGGTGCTCGGCTGCCCCTTCCTGTCGAAGGACCGCATCAAGGAGCCGTTGGCCGACGTGGTCGGACCGATGATCGGCTCGCGCGCGCTCGGCGGCATCGCGATGGACACGATGTGGTCGATGGCGCGGGCCGTCGAGAACGGGGTCGTCCTCGACGCCGTCTGGCTGCCGTCCCGGGATCGCGACCGTCTGGAGGCCGGACTCGCCTCCGCCGGGTCACCGCGCGCCGTCGAGGTGTTCTGCCAGGTCGACCGGGCCACCGCCGCGGACCGGCTGCGCGACCGGTACGAGCCCGGCACGCTGCCCGTCCGGCACGAGGTGCACGGGGACCTGGCGGACGTCCTGGCGTTCTGGGACGAGCACGGCGACGAGGCTGCGCCGATCGGGATGCCCGGGGTGCCGGTCGTGCGGGTCGACACCGGTCGGCCGTACGACGTCGGGGCGCTCGTGCAGCAGATCGCGGACCACTTCGTCTGA
- a CDS encoding phosphoglyceromutase, whose product MTSTLVLLRHGNSDWNQKNLFTGWVDVRLSELGEKEAKRAGELIAESGIVPDVLYTSLLTRAIQTADIALLEADLAWLPVKRDWRLNERHYGDLQGKDKAQTLEQYGEQQFMEWRRSFDVPPPPIADDAEWSQAGDRRYADLGDQLPRTESLKLVIDRLLPYWESDITKDLGEGKTVLVTAHGNSLRALVKHLDGISDDDIAGLNIPTGIPLVYELDDDFRPTKPSYYLDPEAAAAGAAAVAAQGAKK is encoded by the coding sequence ATGACCTCCACGCTCGTCCTGCTCCGTCACGGCAACAGTGACTGGAACCAGAAGAACCTGTTCACCGGTTGGGTCGACGTCCGGCTCAGCGAGCTGGGCGAGAAGGAGGCGAAGCGCGCCGGCGAGCTCATCGCCGAGTCGGGCATCGTGCCGGACGTCCTCTACACCTCGCTCCTGACCCGCGCGATCCAGACCGCGGACATCGCCCTGCTCGAGGCCGACCTGGCCTGGCTGCCGGTGAAGCGCGACTGGCGCCTCAACGAGCGCCACTACGGCGACCTGCAGGGCAAGGACAAGGCCCAGACGCTCGAGCAGTACGGCGAGCAGCAGTTCATGGAGTGGCGTCGTTCGTTCGACGTCCCGCCGCCCCCCATCGCCGACGACGCCGAGTGGTCGCAGGCCGGGGACCGCCGCTACGCCGACCTCGGCGACCAGCTGCCCCGCACCGAGTCCCTCAAGCTCGTGATCGACCGTCTGCTGCCCTACTGGGAGTCGGACATCACGAAGGACCTCGGCGAGGGGAAGACCGTCCTCGTCACGGCGCACGGCAACTCGCTCCGCGCGCTCGTGAAGCACCTCGACGGCATCTCCGACGACGACATCGCGGGCCTCAACATCCCGACGGGCATCCCGCTCGTGTACGAGCTCGACGACGACTTCCGCCCGACGAAGCCCTCGTACTACCTGGACCCCGAGGCCGCCGCTGCCGGTGCCGCCGCCGTGGCCGCCCAGGGCGCCAAGAAGTAG
- a CDS encoding class I SAM-dependent methyltransferase — MPIGNVTRGTTGYNRLRRVDRWIAALPALRRTDDPLVADVGYGARPTTTLELRDRLARVRPDVQVTGVEIEPSRVALANAGTRDGVTFRLGGFETPTPGGRRPAVIRAFNVLRQYDESAVVDSWRIMQDRLQPGGALVEGTCNEVGRVASWVTLDDRAPRTFTVSLRVAGLELPSIVAERLPKALIHRNVPGERVHAFLLDLDRSWAVAAPLGTYGPRQRWIATVHGMRDRGWPVLHGVTRWRLGELSVPWSAVAPA; from the coding sequence ATGCCCATCGGGAACGTCACGCGCGGGACCACCGGGTACAACCGGCTGCGCCGTGTCGACCGGTGGATCGCCGCGCTCCCGGCCCTGCGCCGGACGGACGACCCGCTCGTGGCCGACGTCGGGTACGGCGCCCGGCCGACGACGACGCTCGAGCTCCGGGACCGGTTGGCCCGCGTCCGGCCCGACGTCCAGGTCACCGGCGTCGAGATCGAGCCGTCGCGGGTGGCGCTGGCGAACGCCGGCACCCGCGACGGCGTGACGTTCCGGCTCGGCGGCTTCGAGACGCCGACGCCCGGTGGTCGCCGGCCGGCCGTGATCCGGGCGTTCAACGTGCTCCGGCAGTACGACGAGTCCGCCGTCGTCGACTCGTGGCGGATCATGCAGGACCGCCTGCAGCCAGGGGGCGCGCTGGTGGAGGGCACCTGCAACGAGGTCGGCCGGGTGGCGTCGTGGGTCACGCTCGATGACCGGGCGCCGCGCACCTTCACGGTGTCGCTGCGGGTCGCGGGCCTCGAGCTGCCGAGCATCGTCGCCGAGCGGCTGCCGAAGGCGCTGATCCACCGGAACGTCCCCGGGGAACGGGTGCACGCGTTCCTGCTCGACCTCGACCGCTCCTGGGCCGTCGCCGCCCCGCTCGGCACGTACGGCCCCCGCCAGCGGTGGATCGCCACGGTGCACGGCATGCGCGACCGGGGCTGGCCGGTGCTCCACGGGGTGACCCGCTGGCGCCTCGGCGAGCTCAGCGTCCCCTGGTCGGCGGTCGCCCCCGCCTGA
- the ygfZ gene encoding CAF17-like 4Fe-4S cluster assembly/insertion protein YgfZ: protein MSVFAGRDGFVASEAGPAAHFGNPTGEQRALAAGRAVVELGLGVVTVSGPDRLSWLNSITSQLLTGLAPGTSTETLVLDQSGRVEHAARVVDDGEVTWLLTEPADAAPLATWLDSMRFMLRVEVTDRSADLVTLGRFDGSAAPDDVVVEWVDPWSSVTPGGWGYAALEAHPGSDWTLRIDVVTQDAAVALAGSGAPVAGLLAFEALRIAAWRPVLADVDERTIPHELDWLRSAVHLSKGCYRGQETVAKVHNLGHPPRRVVMLHLDGSDGVLPAPGTPVVLDGKDVGRLTASALHHELGPIGLAVVKRSLDPAATLTLTVDDVVVTAAQETIVPPEAGATANVPRLPRLGAVRRS from the coding sequence ATGTCGGTCTTCGCCGGTCGCGACGGCTTCGTCGCGAGCGAGGCCGGTCCCGCCGCCCACTTCGGCAACCCGACCGGTGAGCAGCGGGCGCTCGCCGCCGGTCGCGCGGTCGTCGAGCTCGGCCTCGGCGTCGTGACGGTCAGCGGACCGGACCGCCTGTCCTGGCTCAACTCGATCACCTCGCAGCTGCTCACCGGGCTCGCACCCGGCACGAGCACCGAGACGCTCGTGCTCGACCAGTCCGGCCGCGTCGAGCACGCCGCACGGGTGGTCGACGACGGCGAGGTCACGTGGCTCCTCACCGAGCCCGCGGACGCCGCCCCGCTCGCGACCTGGCTCGACTCGATGCGCTTCATGCTCCGCGTCGAGGTCACGGACCGCTCGGCCGACCTCGTCACGCTCGGCCGGTTCGACGGCTCGGCAGCGCCGGACGACGTGGTCGTCGAGTGGGTCGACCCGTGGTCGTCGGTCACGCCCGGTGGGTGGGGCTACGCCGCCCTGGAGGCCCACCCCGGCTCGGACTGGACCCTCCGCATCGACGTGGTCACCCAGGACGCCGCGGTCGCCCTGGCGGGGTCCGGTGCGCCGGTCGCGGGGCTCCTCGCGTTCGAGGCCCTGCGCATCGCCGCGTGGCGCCCGGTCCTCGCCGACGTCGACGAGCGGACGATCCCGCACGAGCTCGACTGGCTCCGCTCCGCCGTGCACCTGTCGAAGGGCTGCTACCGCGGGCAGGAGACCGTCGCGAAGGTGCACAACCTCGGGCACCCGCCCCGCCGCGTCGTGATGCTCCACCTGGACGGGTCGGACGGCGTGCTGCCCGCACCCGGCACGCCGGTCGTGCTGGACGGCAAGGACGTCGGGCGCCTCACCGCCTCGGCGCTCCACCACGAGCTCGGGCCGATCGGGCTCGCGGTCGTGAAGCGCTCGCTCGACCCCGCCGCGACCCTGACCCTGACCGTCGACGACGTGGTCGTGACCGCCGCGCAGGAGACCATCGTCCCGCCGGAGGCCGGGGCCACGGCGAACGTCCCGCGCCTGCCCCGACTCGGAGCCGTCCGCCGCAGCTGA
- a CDS encoding FABP family protein — MIELPEGLAPELVPLSWLVGVWEGTGVVEYPVGDEDEPRKYEFGQRVSFSHDGLPYLNYSSTTWLLDDERTPLAAEMGYWRIDRPNEPGDRGPAMLMGDGPVPFSTVESVETLRNTTDGFDVEAAIIHPTGVNELYVGRVKKGRIDLATDAVMRSPNAKDYSAATRLYGLVEGKLFWAWDIAALGQQLTSHASGQLAKVD; from the coding sequence TTGATCGAACTGCCGGAGGGCCTGGCGCCCGAGCTCGTGCCGCTGTCCTGGCTCGTCGGTGTCTGGGAGGGCACGGGCGTGGTCGAGTACCCGGTGGGCGACGAGGACGAGCCCCGCAAGTACGAGTTCGGCCAGCGCGTGAGCTTCAGCCACGACGGCCTGCCCTACCTCAACTACTCCTCGACGACCTGGCTGCTCGACGACGAGCGCACGCCCCTCGCCGCTGAGATGGGGTACTGGCGCATCGACCGGCCGAACGAGCCGGGCGACCGCGGCCCCGCGATGCTCATGGGCGACGGGCCCGTCCCGTTCAGCACGGTGGAGAGCGTCGAGACGCTCCGCAACACGACCGACGGCTTCGACGTCGAGGCGGCGATCATCCACCCGACGGGCGTGAACGAGCTCTACGTCGGCCGCGTGAAGAAGGGTCGCATCGACCTGGCCACCGACGCCGTGATGCGCTCGCCGAACGCGAAGGACTACTCGGCGGCGACCCGCCTGTACGGCCTGGTCGAGGGCAAGCTCTTCTGGGCCTGGGACATCGCCGCACTCGGGCAGCAGCTCACCTCGCACGCCTCGGGGCAGCTCGCGAAGGTCGACTGA